A genomic region of Methanothermobacter thermautotrophicus str. Delta H contains the following coding sequences:
- a CDS encoding class II glutamine amidotransferase: protein MCGIAGVVYKDGKLHSVGADMTRMLHALQHRGPDSAGFAIYGGLGLEENDYLLNIEVKDKPGLLDMVKETVELVSPIGSDEVIPSVENHIIYRCRITLESFSQLKPLIMDIDSIDDVIVLNGSHSFEMIKDVGSVLEIADRYDTWSKKGTHAIGHTRFSTESIVDRYHAHPFQSYIIPDITVVHNGQITNYWKIREPLERKGHIFETNNDTECIVHYVADKLASGYSLEEALEQSVKDMDGPFSYIVGTPQGVGIAKDQLGLRPGVMAENDEVFAVASEEVSLREVMDTSEVEQISPGEVRVYEI, encoded by the coding sequence TTGTGTGGAATAGCGGGAGTGGTCTACAAGGATGGTAAACTGCACTCAGTCGGGGCAGACATGACAAGGATGCTCCATGCACTGCAGCACAGGGGACCAGACTCAGCAGGATTCGCGATATATGGAGGTCTTGGGCTTGAAGAAAACGATTACCTCCTTAACATAGAGGTTAAGGATAAACCAGGACTTCTTGACATGGTTAAGGAAACAGTTGAACTTGTAAGCCCCATAGGATCAGATGAGGTCATACCATCAGTTGAGAACCACATAATCTACCGGTGCAGGATAACCCTGGAATCATTCTCACAGCTTAAACCACTCATAATGGATATAGACAGCATAGATGACGTTATAGTACTGAACGGTAGCCACTCATTTGAGATGATAAAGGATGTGGGTTCGGTTCTTGAGATAGCAGACCGCTACGACACCTGGTCAAAGAAGGGCACCCATGCCATAGGCCACACAAGGTTCTCAACAGAAAGTATAGTTGACAGGTACCATGCCCACCCATTCCAGAGCTACATCATCCCCGACATAACCGTCGTCCACAATGGCCAGATAACAAACTACTGGAAGATAAGGGAGCCGCTGGAGCGCAAGGGCCACATATTCGAAACAAACAACGACACAGAGTGCATAGTCCACTACGTGGCAGATAAACTGGCATCAGGTTACAGCCTCGAGGAAGCCCTTGAACAGTCAGTAAAGGACATGGATGGCCCCTTCTCATACATAGTGGGAACACCCCAGGGTGTTGGAATAGCCAAGGACCAGCTTGGACTGAGGCCAGGGGTCATGGCAGAGAATGATGAGGTCTTCGCAGTCGCATCAGAGGAGGTCTCCCTCAGGGAGGTCATGGACACAAGTGAGGTTGAACAGATATCCCCTGGAGAGGTAAGGGTCTACGAGATATGA
- a CDS encoding GXGXG domain-containing protein has product MREAVIDAGSKTPREVNRAIKSLAADHDRIVVKNPNAMHYIGAGLTGDVELIIDGSAGYFAATMIHGPRVRINGNAGWFPADNMTEGEVVVDGSAGDGVGQGIYGGTVVVKKSAGSRTGEIMKNGTIIIGGNSGFMTGLFMMGGRIIVLGDLAEDAGESIIRGTIYVRGEIKSLGKNARVEDITPEDEKELRETLTGYGFNLDDEDYQAFRKIVPRSKRPFYGEESEEG; this is encoded by the coding sequence ATGAGGGAAGCGGTAATTGATGCAGGATCAAAAACCCCGAGGGAGGTTAACAGGGCAATAAAATCCCTTGCAGCCGACCACGACAGGATAGTCGTTAAAAACCCCAACGCAATGCACTATATAGGCGCAGGTCTTACAGGGGACGTTGAACTCATAATAGATGGCTCAGCAGGATACTTCGCAGCCACCATGATCCACGGCCCAAGGGTCAGGATAAATGGTAACGCAGGGTGGTTCCCTGCAGACAACATGACAGAGGGTGAAGTGGTGGTGGATGGCTCAGCAGGTGACGGCGTGGGTCAGGGAATCTACGGGGGAACCGTGGTTGTTAAAAAAAGCGCCGGTTCAAGAACAGGCGAGATAATGAAAAATGGGACCATAATCATAGGCGGGAATTCAGGTTTCATGACAGGCCTCTTCATGATGGGCGGCCGCATAATAGTACTCGGCGACCTCGCAGAGGATGCAGGTGAATCCATCATAAGGGGAACCATCTATGTCAGGGGCGAAATAAAGAGCCTCGGGAAGAACGCCAGGGTTGAGGATATAACCCCCGAGGATGAGAAGGAACTGAGGGAAACACTCACCGGTTACGGATTTAACCTTGATGATGAAGACTATCAGGCCTTCAGGAAGATCGTGCCAAGGAGTAAAAGACCATTTTATGGTGAAGAATCGGAGGAAGGATAA
- the argB gene encoding acetylglutamate kinase, whose amino-acid sequence MKTVNILVEALPYIKKFHRKKIMIKYGGHAMIDEAAMDSTARDTVLLKYVGMEPVVVHGGGPEISRAMNKMGKEPKFIEGLRVTDEETMEIVKMVLVGKINTSIVSKICYHGGRAIGLSGKDSNLLLARKRAPHVVRDDETGERREIDLGLVGEIESVDPGIINMLTDNNYIPVISPIGVDRDANTLNLNADTVAGEVAAGIGAEKLIVLTDVPGILEDPSDPDTLIRRISVDELSDLVKSGIVEGGMLPKTLTCIQAINDGVSSAHIIDGRVEHSLLLEIFTKKGIGTMITE is encoded by the coding sequence ATGAAAACAGTTAACATCCTCGTTGAGGCACTGCCCTACATAAAGAAGTTTCACAGAAAGAAGATCATGATCAAGTATGGTGGCCATGCCATGATAGACGAGGCCGCCATGGACTCGACCGCCCGGGATACGGTCCTGCTCAAGTATGTGGGTATGGAACCCGTCGTGGTCCATGGAGGAGGACCCGAAATTTCCCGTGCAATGAACAAGATGGGTAAGGAGCCGAAGTTCATTGAGGGCCTCAGGGTGACTGATGAGGAGACCATGGAGATAGTGAAGATGGTCCTCGTTGGTAAGATAAACACCAGCATAGTCTCAAAGATATGCTACCATGGCGGGAGGGCCATAGGATTATCAGGTAAGGACAGCAACCTCCTCCTTGCAAGGAAGAGGGCGCCCCACGTTGTGAGGGACGATGAGACCGGTGAGAGGAGGGAGATAGACTTGGGCCTTGTGGGTGAGATAGAGTCCGTTGACCCCGGCATAATCAACATGCTAACAGATAACAATTACATACCCGTTATATCACCCATAGGGGTTGACAGGGATGCAAATACACTTAACCTCAACGCAGATACCGTTGCTGGTGAGGTTGCAGCGGGTATAGGGGCTGAAAAACTCATAGTACTGACAGACGTCCCGGGGATACTCGAGGACCCTTCAGACCCTGATACCCTCATAAGGCGGATAAGTGTTGACGAGCTCAGTGACCTTGTAAAGAGCGGCATAGTGGAGGGTGGCATGCTCCCCAAGACCCTCACCTGCATACAGGCAATCAATGATGGGGTGTCCTCTGCCCACATAATCGATGGAAGGGTTGAGCACTCACTGCTCCTTGAAATCTTCACAAAGAAGGGAATAGGGACCATGATAACAGAGTGA
- a CDS encoding malate dehydrogenase, protein MKVSIIGSTGRVGRATALCLAEEEAVKTLHLISRKESLEQNLGEVLDMSDALAAKGVSVKLENSADIENVYGSRIVVITAGVPRTADMDRDDLAFKNGRIVADYARQIARFAPDSIILVVTNPVDVMTYVALRYSGFHPSRVFGLGNHLDSLRLKNYMARHFNVHVSEVHTRVIGQHGPYMVPLISSTSIGGIPIEHYARRDYFSGYKKFDLKKTIDKVIHAGSNIISRKGATEYGPAFAISNIVTTILNDERRILTVSTLMEGEIDGIRDVCLGVPVKLGKNGIEGVVPVLMDRDEREAFREAANHVRDSTRRVMEFLDEELPL, encoded by the coding sequence TTGAAGGTAAGTATAATTGGGTCAACGGGACGTGTTGGAAGGGCAACGGCCCTCTGTCTTGCAGAGGAGGAGGCTGTGAAGACCCTCCACCTCATCTCAAGGAAGGAGAGTCTTGAACAGAACCTCGGCGAGGTCCTTGATATGAGCGACGCCCTCGCAGCCAAGGGTGTTTCAGTCAAGCTGGAAAACTCTGCAGACATTGAAAACGTCTACGGTTCAAGGATAGTGGTGATAACTGCGGGTGTCCCCAGAACGGCTGATATGGACAGGGATGATCTTGCATTTAAGAACGGCAGGATCGTTGCAGATTATGCAAGGCAGATCGCAAGATTCGCCCCGGATTCAATTATACTGGTTGTTACAAACCCTGTGGATGTGATGACCTATGTTGCCCTCAGGTATTCGGGTTTTCACCCCAGCAGGGTCTTCGGCCTTGGAAACCACCTGGACTCCCTGAGGCTCAAGAACTACATGGCAAGGCACTTCAATGTCCATGTGAGTGAGGTTCACACCAGGGTTATAGGTCAGCACGGTCCCTACATGGTCCCACTCATAAGTTCAACCTCCATAGGGGGCATACCCATAGAGCACTATGCCCGGAGGGACTACTTCTCAGGTTACAAGAAGTTTGACCTCAAAAAGACCATAGACAAGGTCATCCATGCAGGGAGCAACATCATAAGCAGGAAGGGGGCCACCGAGTATGGACCGGCCTTTGCAATATCCAACATAGTCACCACCATCCTGAATGATGAACGCAGGATACTCACGGTTTCAACCCTCATGGAGGGTGAAATCGATGGTATAAGGGATGTTTGCCTCGGAGTACCTGTTAAACTGGGTAAGAACGGCATTGAGGGGGTTGTACCTGTGCTGATGGATCGTGATGAAAGGGAGGCATTCAGGGAAGCCGCCAACCATGTTAGAGACTCCACCAGGAGGGTTATGGAGTTTCTTGATGAGGAACTTCCACTATAG
- the argJ gene encoding bifunctional ornithine acetyltransferase/N-acetylglutamate synthase, with amino-acid sequence MELRFIRGGVCAVDGVLAAGCREGKYGVGLIINRGSTAAAVFTSNRVRAEPVKLTERVIADGSISAIVANSGNANCFTGREGMDDARRMARKVAESLSMDESEVAVASTGVIGRRMPIDKIEFLIQSAAAQLENSEAASGALAEAIMTTDTFPKEVAVEFELETGEKARIGAVAKGSGMIAPNMATMLSFITTDVDASSSELTEALRVAVDESFNMLIVDGDESTNDMVIISSTRTSGRIDSNFREALVAVCRELARMMARDGEGVTKSFQVDVVNAGTHEDAKMAARAIAGSSLVKTAIFGADPNWGRIVAAAGYSGAEFDPEEISVTLESDSESVVIVDHGDILAFEGTEELETAERVMTSKEIRIIVDLAAGDESATAYGCDLTYDYVRINAEYTT; translated from the coding sequence ATGGAACTGAGATTTATAAGGGGTGGTGTCTGCGCTGTTGACGGAGTCCTCGCTGCCGGCTGCCGTGAGGGCAAATATGGTGTTGGACTGATCATCAACAGGGGTTCAACCGCAGCCGCGGTCTTCACCTCAAACAGGGTTCGAGCAGAACCAGTTAAACTCACAGAGCGCGTAATTGCAGATGGAAGTATATCAGCCATCGTGGCAAACAGCGGGAACGCCAACTGCTTCACAGGCAGGGAAGGAATGGATGACGCCAGGAGGATGGCCAGAAAAGTGGCAGAGTCCCTCTCCATGGATGAAAGTGAGGTTGCAGTGGCTTCAACAGGCGTTATAGGAAGAAGGATGCCCATTGATAAAATAGAGTTCCTCATCCAGAGTGCTGCAGCTCAACTGGAAAACTCAGAGGCGGCATCGGGGGCTCTTGCAGAGGCGATAATGACCACCGACACCTTCCCCAAGGAGGTGGCAGTTGAGTTTGAACTTGAAACAGGCGAAAAGGCGCGTATAGGTGCTGTTGCCAAGGGCTCCGGGATGATAGCCCCCAACATGGCCACAATGCTCTCATTCATAACAACCGATGTCGATGCATCGTCTTCTGAACTGACGGAGGCCCTCAGGGTGGCAGTTGATGAGAGCTTCAACATGCTCATAGTGGATGGTGATGAGAGCACCAATGACATGGTCATAATATCCTCAACCAGGACCTCAGGAAGGATAGATTCAAACTTCAGGGAGGCTCTCGTTGCTGTGTGCAGGGAACTCGCCCGTATGATGGCCCGGGACGGTGAGGGGGTCACCAAGTCCTTCCAGGTGGATGTTGTAAATGCAGGGACACATGAGGATGCAAAAATGGCTGCAAGGGCCATAGCAGGTTCATCCCTTGTTAAAACAGCCATATTTGGAGCCGACCCCAACTGGGGGCGTATAGTTGCAGCTGCAGGCTACTCTGGAGCAGAGTTTGACCCTGAGGAGATAAGCGTCACCCTTGAGTCTGATTCAGAATCCGTGGTAATAGTTGACCATGGTGATATCCTGGCATTTGAGGGTACAGAGGAACTTGAAACTGCTGAGAGGGTCATGACCAGCAAGGAGATAAGGATAATCGTTGACCTGGCTGCTGGAGATGAATCAGCCACTGCCTATGGCTGCGACCTCACCTATGATTATGTAAGGATAAATGCAGAGTATACCACATGA
- the pdxT gene encoding pyridoxal 5'-phosphate synthase glutaminase subunit PdxT has translation MIRIGILALQGDVSEHLEMTRRTVEEMGIDAEVVRVRTAEEASTVDAIIISGGESTVIGRLMEETGIKDVIIREKKPVMGTCAGMVLLADETDYEQPLLGLIDMKVKRNAFGRQRDSFEDEIDILGRKFHGIFIRAPAVLEVGEGVEVLSELDDMIIAVKDGCNLALAFHPELGEDTGLHEYFIKEVLNCVE, from the coding sequence ATGATAAGGATAGGTATTCTTGCTCTTCAGGGAGATGTATCCGAACACCTCGAGATGACCAGAAGGACAGTCGAAGAGATGGGCATAGATGCAGAGGTTGTGAGGGTCAGGACAGCAGAGGAAGCCTCCACAGTCGATGCAATAATAATATCCGGCGGCGAGAGTACGGTAATAGGTAGGCTGATGGAGGAGACAGGGATAAAGGACGTCATAATCCGCGAAAAGAAACCTGTGATGGGCACATGTGCCGGCATGGTGCTCCTTGCAGATGAAACAGATTATGAACAGCCCCTTCTGGGACTCATAGATATGAAGGTTAAGAGAAACGCCTTTGGAAGACAGAGAGACTCCTTTGAAGATGAGATCGATATACTTGGAAGGAAATTTCATGGAATATTCATAAGGGCGCCGGCTGTCCTTGAAGTGGGAGAGGGAGTTGAGGTTCTCTCAGAACTCGATGATATGATAATCGCAGTAAAGGACGGCTGCAACCTCGCACTGGCCTTTCACCCTGAACTCGGAGAGGACACAGGACTCCATGAATACTTTATAAAGGAGGTATTGAATTGTGTGGAATAG
- a CDS encoding HEAT repeat domain-containing protein: MEALDDSDKSVRRGAAAALGNIGDPRAVEPLIKAMADENKWVRRDVSTALSRMGDEAFEPLLESLSNEDWRIRGAAAWIIGNFQDERAVEPLIKLLEDDSGFVRSGAARSLEQIGGERVRAAMEKLAETGTGFARKVAVNYLETH, translated from the coding sequence ATTGAGGCCCTTGATGACAGTGACAAATCTGTTAGGAGGGGGGCCGCAGCAGCCCTGGGTAACATTGGAGATCCCAGAGCAGTTGAACCCCTCATAAAGGCTATGGCCGATGAGAACAAGTGGGTGAGGAGGGATGTTTCAACAGCACTATCCAGGATGGGTGATGAGGCCTTTGAGCCCCTCCTTGAGAGTCTCTCAAATGAGGACTGGAGGATAAGGGGTGCCGCTGCCTGGATCATAGGTAATTTCCAGGATGAAAGGGCTGTTGAACCCCTCATAAAGCTCCTTGAAGATGACAGTGGATTTGTGAGGAGTGGTGCCGCTCGCTCACTGGAGCAGATCGGCGGTGAAAGGGTCAGGGCTGCAATGGAGAAACTTGCAGAGACAGGTACCGGTTTTGCAAGGAAGGTGGCAGTTAACTACCTTGAAACCCACTAG
- a CDS encoding tetratricopeptide repeat protein has product MFYLNLLSIFESLRDDRSALRHYKKKLHEYQEHEAEVLIDIGVIYLDRGELERAVRNFEEALETYRKLKFPEGVAYASELLGDSLMALREFDRAMEHYSEALSIYSDLNPPLAEELREKIYEAGKIREALTTQEPPEEESCEEPSENPGLGSETVAVFRFSDRLVELLEGFEDYAVCWENRDIEVLEDNLESAGVIRDRQTEGLLNILIGRYHLEEGEIYEALKFIKRATRIFRDAGDSRGAAVSLVIMGVILFIMDERENLYKVFKEALEIFRSLEMGEAESVTMKIINTLSKM; this is encoded by the coding sequence ATGTTTTATCTTAATCTTCTGAGCATTTTTGAGTCTCTGAGGGATGATCGCAGTGCCCTCAGACACTACAAGAAGAAACTTCATGAGTACCAGGAGCACGAGGCAGAGGTCCTCATAGACATCGGAGTCATATACCTGGACCGGGGCGAACTTGAAAGGGCTGTCAGGAACTTTGAGGAGGCCCTTGAGACCTACAGAAAACTCAAATTTCCTGAGGGAGTTGCCTATGCCTCTGAACTTCTTGGTGATTCACTCATGGCTCTGAGGGAATTTGACAGGGCAATGGAACACTACTCAGAGGCTCTCTCCATATATTCTGATCTCAATCCACCCCTTGCAGAGGAACTCAGGGAGAAGATCTATGAGGCAGGCAAGATAAGGGAGGCACTGACCACTCAGGAACCACCTGAAGAGGAATCATGTGAGGAACCGTCAGAGAACCCTGGACTGGGCTCAGAGACAGTGGCCGTCTTCAGGTTTTCGGACAGACTGGTGGAGCTACTTGAAGGCTTTGAGGATTATGCGGTTTGCTGGGAGAATCGTGACATTGAAGTCCTGGAGGACAACCTCGAATCAGCAGGGGTCATACGTGATAGGCAGACAGAGGGTCTCCTCAACATCCTCATCGGGAGGTATCATCTGGAGGAGGGTGAGATCTACGAGGCACTAAAGTTCATTAAGAGAGCCACAAGAATCTTCAGGGACGCCGGGGACTCCAGGGGTGCTGCCGTGTCCCTGGTGATAATGGGGGTTATTCTCTTCATCATGGACGAGCGGGAAAACCTTTACAAGGTATTCAAGGAGGCCCTTGAAATATTCAGGTCCCTTGAAATGGGGGAAGCTGAATCTGTGACCATGAAGATCATAAACACCCTCAGCAAGATGTAA
- a CDS encoding NYN domain-containing protein, with protein sequence MRVIIDASNVAHSRKNDEEKPCIENILSAAEELEKLGYEPVIIADASLRHEIDDKEQFRKLLEEGKFQQVPSGTSADHFILKMAEEEDAKILSNDVFRDYKDEFQDINSRRIPYTFREDKILIGTSGKPKKVKNILQKICNEALREFERKRIDAYKVKRGKKLSGIAIAKEAIDRISRSQEEGLEPRLEGIFMKLPLFERFMSMVEEVERTSNYIIFVLVHPKDYRDAVKYAGNIAVTVGDRLKLEHAPLVAVRNDLFLKPGTFELNIMYSEDVMEEAPYNVNITINDHDYSFVKKNSRNIASTLAARIGSWRFPIVSVKPSMLLEKPGEFEVVLEKGGND encoded by the coding sequence TTGAGGGTAATTATAGATGCATCGAACGTGGCCCATTCAAGGAAGAACGATGAGGAGAAGCCATGCATAGAGAACATACTGTCAGCGGCAGAGGAACTTGAGAAACTTGGCTACGAACCTGTTATAATCGCCGATGCATCCCTGCGACATGAGATAGATGATAAGGAGCAGTTCAGGAAGCTCCTTGAGGAGGGTAAATTCCAGCAGGTCCCCTCAGGTACCAGTGCCGACCACTTCATACTGAAGATGGCTGAGGAGGAGGATGCCAAGATACTCTCAAATGATGTTTTCAGGGACTACAAGGACGAATTCCAGGATATAAACAGCAGGAGAATACCCTACACCTTCAGGGAGGATAAGATTCTGATAGGGACCTCCGGGAAACCAAAGAAGGTCAAGAATATACTTCAGAAGATATGCAATGAGGCCCTCAGGGAATTTGAGAGGAAGAGGATCGACGCATATAAGGTTAAAAGGGGCAAGAAACTCAGCGGTATAGCCATAGCAAAGGAGGCAATAGACAGAATAAGCAGGAGTCAGGAGGAGGGTCTCGAACCCAGACTTGAGGGCATATTCATGAAGCTACCCCTCTTCGAAAGGTTCATGAGCATGGTTGAGGAGGTTGAGAGGACCAGCAACTACATAATATTCGTCCTTGTTCATCCAAAGGATTACCGTGATGCTGTGAAGTACGCCGGGAACATCGCAGTCACCGTCGGCGACAGGCTGAAACTGGAACACGCCCCCCTGGTGGCTGTCAGGAATGATCTCTTCCTCAAACCAGGCACCTTTGAGCTCAACATAATGTACTCGGAGGATGTCATGGAGGAGGCCCCCTACAATGTTAACATAACCATAAATGATCATGATTACAGCTTCGTTAAGAAGAACTCAAGGAACATAGCGAGCACCCTCGCGGCAAGGATAGGTTCATGGAGATTCCCCATAGTGTCTGTTAAACCAAGCATGCTCCTTGAGAAGCCAGGGGAGTTTGAGGTAGTCCTGGAGAAGGGAGGCAATGATTGA
- the aksF gene encoding homoisocitrate dehydrogenase, with the protein MYRITVIPGDGIGVEVMEAALHVLQALEIEFEFTHAEAGNECFRRCGDTLPEETLKLVRKADATLFGAVTTVPGQKSAIITLRRELDLFANLRPVKSLPGVPCLYPDLDFVIVRENTEDLYVGDEEYTPEGAVAKRIITRTASRRISQFAFQYAQKEGMQKVTAVHKANVLKKTDGIFRDEFYKVASEYPQMEANDYYVDATAMYLITQPQEFQTIVTTNLFGDILSDEAAGLIGGLGLAPSANIGEKNALFEPVHGSAPQIAGKNIANPTAMILTTTLMLKHLNKKQEAQKIEKALQKTLMRGIMTPDLGGTASTMEMAEAIKEEIVKGE; encoded by the coding sequence ATGTACAGGATAACGGTCATACCCGGTGATGGGATCGGAGTGGAGGTGATGGAGGCAGCCCTTCACGTCCTCCAGGCCCTTGAAATTGAATTTGAATTCACACATGCAGAGGCAGGTAATGAGTGCTTCAGGCGCTGCGGCGACACACTGCCGGAGGAAACCCTGAAGCTTGTCAGGAAGGCTGATGCAACACTCTTCGGTGCTGTGACGACTGTGCCAGGACAGAAGAGTGCCATAATCACATTGAGGCGTGAGCTGGATCTTTTTGCGAATTTGAGGCCAGTTAAGTCCCTGCCAGGTGTCCCCTGCCTCTACCCGGACCTTGACTTTGTTATTGTGCGGGAGAACACCGAGGACCTCTATGTCGGTGACGAGGAGTACACCCCTGAGGGCGCCGTTGCAAAAAGAATCATAACAAGAACCGCCTCCAGGAGAATCAGCCAATTCGCCTTCCAGTACGCCCAGAAAGAGGGCATGCAAAAGGTAACAGCAGTCCACAAGGCCAACGTGCTCAAAAAAACCGACGGAATCTTCAGAGACGAATTCTATAAAGTGGCATCAGAATACCCCCAGATGGAGGCCAATGACTACTACGTTGACGCCACAGCAATGTACCTCATAACCCAGCCCCAGGAATTCCAGACCATCGTCACAACCAACCTATTCGGAGACATACTATCAGACGAAGCCGCAGGACTCATCGGAGGACTCGGACTCGCACCATCAGCAAACATAGGAGAAAAAAACGCACTATTCGAACCAGTACACGGATCAGCACCCCAAATCGCAGGAAAAAACATAGCCAACCCCACAGCCATGATACTAACAACCACACTAATGCTAAAACACCTCAACAAAAAACAAGAAGCCCAAAAAATAGAAAAAGCACTCCAAAAAACCCTCATGAGGGGTATCATGACACCGGACCTTGGGGGTACTGCCAGTACCATGGAGATGGCAGAGGCCATAAAAGAGGAAATAGTAAAAGGGGAGTAG
- a CDS encoding Coenzyme F420 hydrogenase/dehydrogenase, beta subunit C-terminal domain, with amino-acid sequence MTRTYAMVGTPCQITAATLMDRYTEDFPVELKLGLFCMENFSYTYLKKLAEEEGIDLADVSELRIEKGRLWFHLNDGSKVSVSLERARAAMRKNCSVCMDFTSEQSDISIGSVGSPEGWSTIIIRTERGHELIEKARKAGYIETKPLTERGIRILEKLASGKKEDNLQEIKRRESVARPVLYWRVMPDEEYLEEVTDYQFDDLRSDVIDVGACVLCGACVASCPEDIVSIKDRKPEVEGTCPEGCNACYVACPRTYVPDSIIGHDSAITPLGEYIEILSARAPMFRGQDGGVVTALLTYALREGIIDGALVVDRDQERPWKPLPVLAEEPQDIVKAAGTKYSACPLLKVLKE; translated from the coding sequence ATGACCAGAACCTATGCAATGGTTGGAACACCCTGCCAGATAACAGCAGCCACACTCATGGACAGATACACAGAGGACTTTCCGGTTGAACTCAAACTCGGACTCTTCTGCATGGAAAACTTCTCCTACACATACCTCAAAAAACTCGCCGAGGAGGAGGGCATTGACCTTGCAGATGTATCAGAGCTCAGGATAGAGAAGGGCAGGCTCTGGTTCCACCTTAACGATGGAAGCAAAGTTTCAGTTTCCCTGGAAAGGGCGAGAGCCGCCATGAGGAAGAACTGCTCAGTGTGCATGGACTTCACATCAGAACAGTCCGACATATCCATAGGATCCGTGGGATCACCTGAAGGATGGTCAACGATCATAATAAGGACAGAGAGAGGCCATGAACTCATAGAAAAGGCCAGGAAGGCAGGATACATTGAAACAAAACCCTTAACAGAGAGGGGAATCAGGATACTTGAGAAACTCGCATCAGGTAAGAAGGAGGATAACCTCCAGGAGATAAAAAGAAGGGAGTCTGTTGCAAGGCCGGTCCTCTACTGGAGGGTGATGCCAGATGAGGAATATCTCGAGGAGGTCACTGACTACCAGTTCGATGACCTGAGGTCTGATGTGATAGATGTGGGGGCCTGCGTCCTCTGCGGGGCCTGCGTGGCCTCATGCCCGGAGGACATAGTCAGCATAAAGGATAGAAAGCCAGAGGTGGAGGGTACATGCCCGGAGGGCTGCAATGCCTGCTATGTGGCATGTCCCAGAACCTATGTACCCGACAGCATAATAGGTCATGACTCAGCAATTACTCCCCTTGGGGAATACATTGAGATCCTGTCTGCGAGGGCACCCATGTTCAGGGGCCAGGATGGTGGTGTTGTAACAGCCCTCCTCACATACGCCCTCAGGGAGGGAATCATCGACGGGGCCCTGGTGGTTGACAGGGACCAGGAAAGGCCATGGAAACCTTTACCTGTACTGGCAGAGGAGCCCCAGGACATTGTGAAGGCTGCAGGAACCAAATACTCGGCATGTCCATTACTGAAGGTTTTAAAGGAATAA